The Piliocolobus tephrosceles isolate RC106 unplaced genomic scaffold, ASM277652v3 unscaffolded_1155, whole genome shotgun sequence nucleotide sequence CATTCGGTGGCATATCTAAACAAATTACTTAACCAAGTTCTATGTGTTTCTGACCTAGTTCTATATGTTTCTATATGTAACTCTGACCAAATAGTCAAACCCATTCACTCAACAGATATGTTTGTGACCACTTACTACATACCAGTCTGTACTCTGTGTACTAGGAATGAAGTGATGATGGGACAGTTGTAGCAGATTGCTAGCTGATCACCAACAATCAAATTATCCTCCTCTTCTTGGTAGATTCCATTTATCCATCTCTCTTGCAGTTAAATGTGGCTATGTGAGCTCTTGCCAGAGTGGGAGTGATACATGTCCCTTTTAACCTGCCCTATAAATATTCCCATGTGCTCTCCTCCATGATCTTTTCTGCTTCCACAATTGGAATGGAGGTGGCAAAAAGTGTTATTTTGCAAATTACCTCAGTAGGGTTGTGACAAGTGTTGAATATGGGTATGGTTATAGCTATGGTTTAAATATGtttcctccaaaattcagatgttgccagtgtgatagtattaaggGGTGGGGTcattaagaggtgattagggCATGAGGGCTCCTTGCTAATGAATAGGATCAGGGCCATTAAAAAGAGTCTTCATCCAACTTTAGACTGGCTTTTCCTTCTACCACCTTCCATGTAAAGACAGTGTTCCTCCCGACCAGAGGATTCAGTAAAAATGTatcatcttggaagcagacagCAAGCCCTTACCAGACAACtaaacctgctggcaccttgatcttggacttctcagcatctggaattgtgagaaataaatttctgatttttgtaacttacccagtctcaggtacgaCAATTATTTAGCATAATTGCAGCATATATTTAGTGGTCGATAAATGTTGACTTCTGTAGTTATGATTACAGTCTTTGATTTGTCCAGTAATCATGTGAGATAGGAAGAAGGTAAGAAGCCTCACATAATTTAGCAGATAGTGAAATTAGGTCTGCACTCCTGTAGACAGAGTAGCAGACTTGCTAATGGTAACAGCTTTGTCTTTCTGCACAGTTTCTCTGTTGATGAACAGAGAAATAATAATCCGAAGCTATCTTAAATCATATTTAAAGGACCATAATTTGGATTATGCTAATGTAATGAAATGCAGCTTAAACCAAAAACAATATGAGAAGCTTGGTTACAGTGGTTGTGAAAATTCTAAATTATGCTGGAACATTTTGCATTTACACAACACTTTTATAAAATAGCTCTGTAATAGCATCTGACTCCATGTTTTACATTTGACGGCTAACAACTTTCAAGACCCACCACTTCCTCTTCCTGTTCTTACCTAGATCTGATAAGAAAGCCCAGGTGATTCCTTCTTTAGGGCTTGTGTGAGGGTCAAACCATGCAAGCCCTAGTCTGTGTGCGGGACCCTCATACCAGCTTTACCCCCCTAACCATCATAAAAGCcaagccagtttttttttttctctctctgttctctcaAGCATTCTTGTACCTGCTTGGAAACCTGCCCTGATCTCTCCAGAAAGCCTCATTATGTGAGTAATAAACTTTTCCATTCCCTTTTGGTGCATGTATCATCAGTTTTGACATCCAAACCAAATTTTTGGTGTGGAATCCATCCTGTCACATTGAATCTATGAACAGGATATCTAGGCACTCTTCACAAGCACCAGGGgtcttttttctcttgcttcagcttcctAACTGGCACTGCTACCCGCTGGTGACATGCAGTTTGAGCTACTGCCTGCGGCCTAGCTTGTACTTTAAACTGTACTGCTTTGTGCAGCATTGGTAGGGTTCTACCAAGCCTATGCTAAAGATTTCAACAACGTAAGTCAGCAGTTCAACTAATTGACATTTCAGCCCTGAGTCTTGCGTTTCAGCCTGGATCTGTGAATTCAGATTGAATCATGTGTCTCAATTCCAATATAAGGTATGACTGAAACTAGGCTCAAGGATACAACTGTTTCATTTTTACCATCAGTTGTTTCTAAACCAGGTGTTAGTGTTCTTTCTATAGACAGCTCAGGAGAAAGACTGAGAATCTCTTCAATATACAGGCCCATTGGGTGGTCACTCATATGGAGGGAGAGCAGTTACTGTTTGAAATGTTGAGAACACACTCCTAAAAGCAGATAACTCACCAGGAGCTTTAAAAATGCTTCTTACGATGCTGCTTAGGTCACTGTCACAAAAAAGATTTTGATCATCAGGGTTTTAGGGCGAAACATCCATGACACCCTTGTGGAAAAAAACAAGGGATTCATTCAACCATTTTCATGGAGGAGTCCCATAATCCTGATGATATTGACTTGATATGAGGTACTCTGAAGGAAGAAACTTGTATGAATAAGGTAGAGAGGAATATCCATGAATTGTATCCagtaaccacacacacacacacacacacacaccctgggaAAGTTGCCTGGTAGAGGCAAGTGTTGGAGAACGGTGAGAGAACTCACATCTCTATTGAGACTTAAATATGGGCACATTGGCTCAGAAGGATTTTCAATAAGGCATGCAAAATATCTAGTATTGGTGAAGGCTGGGAGACAACAGAATGAATGACTGAGTGAGGTAGCCATGGGGAATGGCTTGGGGAAAACACCCTTCTAAGCCATGTGACACACCACAATTAAACTAGGAGAGATGAAGAAGGGTGAGAGATCACTTTAGAATGACCCTTAGTGGTGTTGAGGAAGCTCTCCTTTTTCTCTAACCAGACCATTTAAACTCCTCTGTACCCTGTCCCTCCCACCATGGAATTGTCAGGAGTGGTGCTTTGTGATGTCTAAGCTATGGAATTGTCAGGAGTGGTGCTTTGTGATGTCTAAGCCATGGAATTGTCAGGAGTGGTGCTTTGTGATGTCTTAGCCATGGAATTGTCAGGAGTGGTGCTTTGTGATGTCTTAGCCACCCCAGGGCTACCATTGGCAGAGGAATTTCTTGCCGGCCAATCACAACTGAAgaatggcatctcattgtccTGAGgagtatatatagagagaaatcaGGAGGCCTAGGGTAGGCTACTGTTGCTCTAGGGCGTCAGAGATCAGGAAAAGACCAAGAGACGCTCTGAGTTACTGTTGATCTAGCATGGCAGAATCCAGTGAAGAAGAGGAGCGCACTGAACGGCAGCGGTTCCATTGTGCTAAGATAGAAAATGTCCCTCAGGAAATTCAAGAGGCCATACACTACTATTGCTGTAAGATGGAAGAGCTTTCCCAGGAGCCAAGAGGGCCCTCAGGCGTACGTTGCTACACTCTGGATGAGGACTCTGAAGAGGAAGAAGGTAGTTCAGACATGCCTGGACCATCCACGACCAGAGACGAAGAAGGTCCCAGcctgaaagagaggaagaggactGCTTGTGAAGCTAAAGGTGGTGCAACCGATGAGGTCAGTTATCCCAAATTATGTGATTCTTCCTTCCCATTGATACCTAACCCAAGATTCCTACCTTGTCCTTATCTGGCACAAAATCATTCCTCAACCTGTACTCATCATCACAAAATCTCCCTTCCCACACATTCCCCATCCACTTCTCCAAATTAATGTCTCTTTTTGGCTCACTCTGTTTTTCTTCCAGTTGCAAAAAGTGGCCAAGAAGATAAGAACATTCATTCAGCAGAATTCAGAAAGACGTAAAGCGGGCAAGAAGTCAGATGTGATAATTTTGCATCGGAGGATTAGTAAAAACAGGGATGAAGATAAACCGCATGAGGAGGAAGAGAGCCAGGAGGATTCCACCACCTCTAGTGGCAGCATCACTTCAAGTGATACTGAGAACCCTGTAGAAGACCAAGACCTATCTCATCTCTAGGTTAACCTCTAGAAATGATCTCCTGTGCAGAGAAACGAAATACTGCACCAGGATTCTTGGATGTTGATGATTAAAATTCAACCAAAAGATTTTGAAAagctctgtgtgtctctgtggtgTTTTCTAATaatggggagggaaggaaagaaggggaagagCATGTGTATGAGGAGGGAGGGAGTTGTGAACCTTCCAGGTTATGAGACAGGCTGGCAGCCACAGTTAGCCAGATATTGGGATTAAGAACTAGATGAGAAATGAGCACTGAAGGCAAATTTCCTGCTTAATACTTTATCCCAcagtgaaagaggaaaaggaattgGTGTTTCTGTGTATGGGGGAGGGTGGCGGTGAGGGTGTAGATAGAATTGTGATGTGTTGTGGGGTGGTAGTATGCAATAATGAGTTTGATTCCATTTTTGATGTTTGTCTGCCGCCAGATTTTAAGCTTCATCTCATTCCCTTCTCCTACCCCACATCCGGGCAAGCTGATAAAAACAGCTGGAGAGTTCctgaatttaaaatggaaatgaacaGACATGCCTAGCCTCAACTATCGGAATTATTCCCCTGCCTACAATCCCCATACCCATGGCATCAGTTCTTTCCAAATATCCCCTACTGATCATGGACAATCTGACCTAATgagtaataaattaaaattaagtctTTGGTACTTGTAGTCAGCTTGAAAAATGGGACCCTATGGACTGCCTCACCCagttaaaataagttaataattGACATCTTCCTCAGTTGTTGTTTTAAAAGGccaaatctaaattaaaatagaatcttCAGCAATTGAAACCCGTTATATAAGACCTATTTAGAGAATTAGACCTATATAGATGAGTACCCTCACTGCTTATGCATTTAACAGCCAAATTTGGATTGTTCTTAAATCTGGAAAATATAAATGGTGACTCAGTGTATATTACTGTAACATTAATGTCATGGTCCCCCT carries:
- the LOC111531009 gene encoding uncharacterized protein LOC111531009; its protein translation is MAESSEEEERTERQRFHCAKIENVPQEIQEAIHYYCCKMEELSQEPRGPSGVRCYTLDEDSEEEEGSSDMPGPSTTRDEEGPSLKERKRTACEAKGGATDELQKVAKKIRTFIQQNSERRKAGKKSDVIILHRRISKNRDEDKPHEEEESQEDSTTSSGSITSSDTENPVEDQDLSHL